A DNA window from Planctomycetota bacterium contains the following coding sequences:
- a CDS encoding DUF11 domain-containing protein: MSRSPAPRTVALGLLALASTLALTMSATAQNSLPPGYVPYQAPPRRPAAPRSAGIPQPPRRLATPRTPDVEVSPARPIDPGPFTQPVVVETPPVDLGATVNDGGPALAPQTQTAPSQPQDSGTGRPGPKQLDGLQTPSVTIEKHSPKEVQVGQPAKSEIVVRNAGQATAYDVSVRDDVPQGARLIGSKPTPQTGPEGELVWTIGALRANETAKIEIEWMPLGEGELGSVATLQFSAMASSRSRVTRPELTIDVSAPSEALQGETIPYRIKLTNTGTGAANGVVLVDHVPANLEHPAGVDLEQDIGALRPGESRTIDLVMRARAAGEGVNVVAAHAQGGLKVDKQMPIRVLAPALAVGLEGSRRRFLERQATYTVNIANPGTAPAKQVELVAYLPPGVEFLQANHQGRFNQASRSVHWLLEELPAGQQGDVTMTVLPREQGALPLRIAAAAERGLSTERQETIQVEGVAALLFEVADQADPVEVGGETVYLIRVVNQGSKDSMNVQVVALLPSDMKLLSVEAPTRYDATNGVRFQPIPRLAPKAEATFQLRVQAGAPGDHRLRVQVTSDEIHSPITKEESTRVIGE; this comes from the coding sequence ATGTCACGATCGCCTGCCCCGCGGACAGTTGCGCTCGGTTTACTTGCCCTCGCTTCGACTCTGGCACTGACCATGTCGGCCACGGCCCAGAACTCGCTGCCGCCGGGTTACGTCCCGTATCAAGCGCCGCCCCGGCGGCCCGCCGCGCCGCGCTCGGCCGGCATTCCGCAGCCGCCGCGACGTTTGGCGACGCCCCGCACCCCCGACGTGGAAGTCTCGCCAGCGCGGCCGATCGATCCGGGCCCGTTCACCCAGCCAGTCGTCGTCGAGACGCCGCCGGTCGATCTGGGGGCCACGGTCAACGATGGCGGACCCGCGCTCGCGCCGCAAACTCAAACCGCGCCCAGCCAACCACAAGACTCCGGCACGGGCCGCCCTGGCCCCAAGCAACTCGACGGCTTGCAAACCCCGTCGGTCACCATCGAAAAACATTCCCCCAAGGAAGTCCAAGTCGGCCAGCCCGCCAAAAGTGAAATCGTCGTCCGCAACGCCGGCCAGGCGACCGCCTATGACGTGTCGGTGCGTGACGATGTACCGCAAGGCGCGCGCCTGATCGGCTCGAAGCCGACGCCGCAGACTGGCCCCGAAGGTGAGTTGGTCTGGACGATTGGCGCGCTGCGCGCCAACGAAACGGCCAAGATCGAAATCGAATGGATGCCGCTGGGCGAAGGTGAACTGGGCAGCGTGGCCACGTTGCAATTCTCGGCCATGGCCTCGTCGCGCAGCCGCGTGACGCGACCCGAGCTGACCATCGACGTCTCGGCGCCGAGCGAAGCCCTGCAAGGCGAAACGATCCCTTATCGGATCAAGCTGACCAACACCGGCACCGGCGCGGCCAATGGCGTGGTGCTGGTCGATCACGTGCCGGCCAACCTGGAACACCCGGCGGGCGTCGATCTGGAGCAAGACATTGGCGCGCTGCGTCCCGGCGAAAGCCGGACGATCGACCTGGTCATGCGGGCGCGCGCGGCCGGCGAAGGGGTAAACGTCGTGGCGGCGCACGCCCAGGGTGGCTTGAAAGTTGATAAGCAGATGCCGATTCGCGTCCTCGCGCCGGCGCTAGCGGTGGGACTGGAAGGCTCGCGCCGCCGGTTCCTCGAGCGCCAGGCGACCTACACAGTAAACATCGCCAATCCCGGCACCGCGCCGGCCAAGCAAGTCGAGCTGGTGGCGTACTTGCCGCCGGGAGTCGAGTTCCTGCAGGCCAATCACCAGGGGCGCTTCAACCAGGCGTCGCGCAGCGTTCACTGGCTGCTCGAAGAGCTGCCGGCTGGTCAGCAGGGTGACGTGACCATGACCGTATTGCCGCGCGAACAGGGGGCCCTGCCCTTGCGGATTGCCGCGGCGGCCGAGCGCGGGCTGTCGACCGAGCGCCAGGAGACGATCCAGGTCGAGGGCGTGGCGGCGCTGTTGTTCGAAGTGGCCGATCAGGCCGACCCGGTGGAAGTCGGCGGCGAGACGGTCTACCTGATCCGAGTCGTGAACCAGGGCTCGAAGGATTCGATGAATGTCCAGGTTGTGGCCTTGCTGCCCAGCGATATGAAGCTGTTGTCGGTCGAAGCGCCGACGCGCTATGACGCCACGAACGGCGTCCGATTCCAGCCGATTCCGCGCCTGGCCCCCAAGGCCGAAGCGACGTTCCAATTGCGCGTGCAAGCCGGCGCGCCGGGCGATCACCGCCTGAGAGTGCAAGTGACCAGCGACGAGATTCACTCGCCAATCACCAAGGAAGAAAGCACTCGCGTCATCGGCGAGTAG
- a CDS encoding Fic family protein, whose translation MSYGNGTLMEAPKRKYQQSHSWLSFELDLRKASHGFWMNLGAIQSKCEHVANVMLPPEEAKRLYELYLAKGVRATTAIEGNTLTEEEVRDRIAKKKSLPKSREYLGKEIDNVIAACNLIADQMIKDGDDCKITIERIKQFNAFVLKDLPVDEGVVAGEIARHSVVVGNYLGAPREDCEFLLQKMCEWINSLKPADEHHQIAFGVLRAVMAHLYLAWIHPFGDGNGRTARLIEVQILIGAGVPQVAAHLLSNFYNQTRTEYYRQLSASSKSGGNVLPFLEYAVQGLVDKLDLQIRRIRRYQRAIAWKDYVYEKFRALKSRAAHRQRLLALHLRRDGKERRWVHVSKIRVLTPELAAEYAGRTRKTVSRDLNVLENMGLVRRLGSTQVSANVEALTNFITPRRDESQRE comes from the coding sequence ATGTCATATGGAAATGGGACATTGATGGAGGCGCCAAAGCGGAAATATCAACAGTCACACTCGTGGCTATCATTCGAACTCGACTTGCGAAAGGCGTCGCACGGGTTCTGGATGAACCTGGGGGCAATTCAATCTAAGTGCGAGCACGTTGCCAACGTGATGCTGCCTCCGGAGGAAGCTAAGCGGCTTTACGAGTTGTATTTGGCCAAGGGCGTAAGAGCGACGACGGCGATCGAGGGAAACACGCTTACCGAAGAAGAGGTACGCGATCGCATTGCTAAGAAAAAGTCGCTCCCCAAGTCTCGTGAATACCTTGGGAAAGAGATCGATAATGTTATCGCTGCCTGCAATTTAATCGCGGACCAGATGATTAAAGATGGTGATGACTGCAAGATCACGATTGAGAGAATTAAGCAGTTCAATGCTTTCGTCCTCAAGGACTTGCCCGTTGACGAGGGTGTAGTCGCAGGTGAGATCGCGCGTCATTCTGTTGTCGTCGGCAACTATTTGGGCGCTCCGCGAGAAGATTGCGAGTTCCTTTTGCAAAAGATGTGCGAATGGATTAATTCGCTGAAGCCAGCCGATGAGCACCATCAGATTGCCTTTGGCGTTTTGCGAGCGGTGATGGCGCATCTTTACCTGGCTTGGATTCACCCATTTGGCGACGGTAATGGTCGAACGGCTCGCCTCATCGAAGTGCAAATCTTGATTGGCGCGGGTGTGCCGCAGGTTGCAGCGCATCTGCTCAGTAATTTCTATAACCAAACTCGTACTGAGTATTACAGGCAGCTATCCGCATCGAGTAAATCCGGCGGAAATGTTTTGCCTTTCTTGGAGTACGCGGTGCAGGGCCTCGTAGATAAGCTTGATCTTCAAATTCGGCGAATTCGTAGATACCAACGAGCCATCGCCTGGAAAGACTATGTGTATGAGAAGTTCCGCGCATTGAAATCAAGGGCTGCACATCGTCAGCGATTGCTCGCATTGCACTTACGCCGCGACGGAAAAGAACGGCGTTGGGTTCATGTTTCCAAGATCAGGGTGCTAACTCCCGAATTAGCGGCGGAATATGCGGGCCGGACACGAAAAACAGTCAGTAGGGATTTGAATGTTTTGGAAAATATGGGGCTTGTACGGCGGCTAGGTTCGACGCAAGTTTCTGCCAACGTCGAGGCCCTGACTAACTTCATTACTCCTCGACGAGACGAGTCACAGCGTGAATAA
- a CDS encoding DEAD/DEAH box helicase, producing MSDSSRKHEQRTVSTESGFRAIELSDIMFASLAEAGYEQPTPVQAGVIPRALAGVDVLGQARTGTGKTAAFVIPIIEKLEPHSRAVGPQALILVPTRELAVQVKDELVKLSHGRKVHSVAAYGGKPIRSQAEKLRRGVDVVVGTPGRVLDHMGRGTLNLRDLRIVVLDEADRMLDIGFRPDIERILRACPESRQTLLLSATVPPTVERLARRYMREPETLDFSPGEVAVETIEQFYCTVTPENKFDLLVKLLKREEPKQAIIFCRTKRGTDRVFRNLSKKFDHVQCIHGDLSQSVRDRVMSSFREEKVRYLVATDVVGRGIDVSTVSHIVNYDLPAFCDDYVHRVGRTGRMGREGVAYSFVTPEEGPELTRIEMRIDRLLKREEIEGLTHVGGASRPAASHAAGNAGHAPGASADSPPTEPAPPAKKPMFGRDGRPARRIRRAL from the coding sequence ATGTCCGATTCGAGCAGGAAGCACGAGCAGCGTACCGTTTCGACTGAGTCGGGATTCCGCGCCATCGAATTGTCGGACATCATGTTCGCCTCCCTGGCCGAAGCGGGCTATGAACAGCCCACGCCTGTCCAGGCCGGCGTCATTCCCCGCGCGCTCGCCGGAGTCGACGTGTTGGGCCAGGCCCGCACCGGCACCGGCAAGACGGCGGCGTTCGTCATCCCGATTATCGAGAAGCTCGAACCGCACAGCCGCGCGGTGGGGCCGCAAGCGCTGATCCTGGTGCCGACGCGCGAGTTGGCCGTGCAAGTCAAGGACGAGTTGGTCAAGCTTTCGCACGGCCGCAAGGTCCACTCGGTGGCGGCCTATGGCGGCAAGCCGATTCGCAGCCAGGCCGAAAAGCTGCGCCGCGGCGTCGACGTGGTCGTCGGTACGCCGGGCCGCGTGCTCGACCACATGGGACGCGGGACGTTGAATCTGCGCGATCTGCGGATCGTGGTCCTGGACGAAGCCGACCGGATGCTCGACATCGGCTTCCGCCCCGACATCGAACGCATCTTGCGGGCTTGTCCCGAGTCGCGGCAGACGCTGCTCTTGAGCGCCACGGTCCCGCCGACGGTCGAACGCTTGGCGCGGCGCTACATGCGCGAGCCCGAGACGCTCGACTTCTCGCCGGGTGAAGTGGCGGTCGAGACGATCGAGCAGTTCTACTGTACGGTCACGCCCGAGAATAAATTCGATCTGCTGGTCAAGCTGCTCAAGCGTGAAGAGCCGAAGCAGGCGATCATCTTTTGCCGGACCAAGCGTGGCACCGATCGGGTGTTCCGCAACCTGAGCAAGAAGTTTGATCACGTGCAGTGCATTCACGGCGATCTGTCACAAAGCGTGCGCGACCGGGTGATGTCGTCGTTCCGCGAAGAGAAGGTCCGCTATCTGGTGGCGACCGACGTCGTGGGGCGCGGCATCGACGTCAGCACCGTCTCGCACATCGTCAACTACGACCTGCCGGCCTTCTGTGACGACTATGTTCACCGCGTGGGGCGCACGGGGCGGATGGGACGCGAAGGGGTGGCCTATTCGTTCGTCACGCCGGAAGAAGGCCCCGAGCTGACGCGGATCGAAATGCGGATCGATCGGCTCTTGAAACGCGAAGAGATCGAAGGGCTGACCCACGTCGGCGGCGCCAGCCGCCCCGCCGCGTCACACGCCGCAGGGAACGCCGGTCACGCCCCCGGGGCGTCGGCCGATTCACCACCGACCGAGCCAGCGCCGCCGGCCAAGAAGCCGATGTTCGGCCGCGACGGTCGCCCCGCCCGCCGCATCCGCCGGGCGCTTTAA
- a CDS encoding DUF4339 domain-containing protein, giving the protein MNDERRCWYVTRAGDTPTGPFTAEQIRVACRTRQLDSTVLCWCEGMAAWQPLAEVGAFVTAVSTSVAMPSPPIGSAAQPTFPTQQRWRPRARPKSSAAWLLLIPLGAVCLAGLIYAATQVKPTSFRAAGPTSAGGDIPIYKTGLLFGVPFGEHLKPYKLATGLDREAGLLAIKTWKLTKANDGFRVRITRTFPPNNSGLRGLPSVIPLDCVFELRNPHVMVASQGMTEADRLNGRGFHGIIKLGADAGRFYPLNDQWANGFSGRWSAWANGAPMFCFCEIAIEQRNGAWKILSIDHISDHDGFGRTISFPKPDGAVIPAR; this is encoded by the coding sequence GTGAATGACGAACGTCGATGCTGGTACGTAACCCGCGCGGGCGACACGCCGACCGGCCCTTTCACGGCCGAACAAATCCGCGTCGCTTGCCGAACTCGGCAACTTGATTCGACCGTTCTATGTTGGTGCGAGGGAATGGCGGCTTGGCAACCGCTGGCTGAAGTCGGCGCGTTCGTCACCGCTGTGTCAACCTCGGTCGCAATGCCTTCACCGCCGATCGGTTCGGCGGCGCAACCGACCTTTCCAACCCAGCAAAGATGGCGTCCGCGAGCCCGGCCAAAGTCCTCGGCCGCGTGGTTATTGCTGATTCCCCTGGGCGCCGTCTGTCTGGCGGGCCTGATTTACGCGGCTACCCAAGTAAAACCCACGTCATTTCGCGCTGCTGGCCCCACGTCCGCGGGTGGCGACATTCCGATTTATAAAACCGGGCTCCTGTTCGGAGTGCCGTTTGGCGAGCACCTGAAGCCGTACAAGCTAGCGACGGGACTCGATCGCGAAGCTGGGCTGCTGGCGATCAAAACCTGGAAGCTGACAAAAGCCAACGACGGATTCCGGGTTCGCATTACCCGAACATTTCCGCCCAACAACTCGGGCCTGCGCGGCCTTCCTTCTGTTATCCCGCTCGATTGCGTCTTTGAATTGCGCAATCCTCACGTCATGGTTGCTTCACAAGGGATGACCGAAGCCGATCGGCTGAACGGGCGCGGCTTCCACGGCATCATCAAGCTCGGAGCCGATGCCGGCCGTTTCTACCCCTTGAACGACCAGTGGGCGAACGGCTTCAGCGGTAGGTGGTCGGCTTGGGCTAACGGCGCGCCGATGTTCTGCTTTTGTGAGATCGCGATTGAACAACGGAACGGCGCGTGGAAGATTCTGTCGATCGATCATATTTCCGATCACGACGGGTTCGGTAGAACAATCTCGTTTCCAAAGCCTGACGGAGCCGTCATTCCGGCGCGCTGA
- a CDS encoding sigma-70 family RNA polymerase sigma factor codes for MAGVAQCIVPSRVEATPMATNAEFVELIARVRRGDQQATAELVRMYEPEVRRFINARHTDERIRPSFGASDVYQNVMMSFFVRVALGEYEINAPEQLIALLTTMGRNKLVNHIEREQAGKRDVRRIGQEEVTNLPNQAVDTPSQIAMGRELLANVRRQMTSRELYLVEQRASGRSWEELAKEVGEPADTLRMRCSRAIDRVGRDMGFHEEPA; via the coding sequence TTGGCTGGTGTCGCACAATGCATCGTTCCCAGTCGAGTTGAGGCAACGCCGATGGCTACCAACGCGGAATTTGTTGAACTGATCGCGCGTGTCCGTCGGGGAGACCAACAGGCGACTGCCGAGTTGGTGCGGATGTATGAGCCGGAAGTGCGTCGCTTCATCAACGCTCGGCATACCGACGAGCGTATTCGTCCGAGCTTTGGCGCGTCGGACGTGTATCAAAACGTGATGATGAGCTTCTTCGTCCGCGTGGCGCTGGGCGAATACGAAATCAACGCGCCCGAACAGTTGATCGCGCTGCTAACAACAATGGGGCGCAATAAGCTCGTGAATCACATCGAGCGCGAACAAGCGGGCAAGCGCGATGTCCGTCGTATCGGTCAGGAAGAAGTGACAAACCTGCCAAATCAGGCGGTCGATACGCCCAGCCAGATAGCGATGGGACGCGAGTTGTTGGCGAACGTGCGCCGGCAAATGACTTCGCGGGAACTGTACCTTGTCGAGCAGCGAGCGAGCGGCCGAAGCTGGGAGGAGCTGGCAAAAGAAGTCGGGGAACCCGCTGACACGCTAAGAATGCGATGCAGTCGCGCGATCGATCGTGTGGGCCGCGACATGGGCTTCCACGAGGAGCCCGCGTGA